A stretch of Cicer arietinum cultivar CDC Frontier isolate Library 1 chromosome 5, Cicar.CDCFrontier_v2.0, whole genome shotgun sequence DNA encodes these proteins:
- the LOC101494598 gene encoding uncharacterized protein: protein MDPSHAYFSCEVRIIQARNTESIKSTKNLFARLYLPTGNNKRIQLNTKNVSTKSVPFWNESFNLDCSCPHEFLENLKQQSLVLELRQRKMLGSHLVGKGEIPWKVILESQNMELKKWLKMDLVSGSDCKEGMLKAPEVEVEIKIRVASIIEMEKQNRKMLNNWNECGCKNGHDPNVWCCAEDCHIFAFGAALEAF, encoded by the coding sequence ATGGATCCATCCCATGCTTACTTCAGCTGTGAAGTGAGAATAATTCAAGCTAGAAACACTGAATCCATCAAATCTACGAAAAACTTGTTTGCAAGGTTGTATCTTCCTACAGGAAACAACAAAAGAATTCAACTCAACACCAAAAATGTTTCAACCAAATCAGTACCCTTTTGGAACGAGTCTTTTAATCTAGATTGTTCGTGTCCTCATGAATTCTTAGAAAACCTTAAACAACAAAGCTTAGTGTTGGAGCTGAGGCAAAGGAAGATGTTGGGGTCACATCTTGTTGGAAAAGGTGAGATTCCATGGAAGGTGATACTTGAATCACAAAACATGGAATTGAAAAAATGGTTGAAGATGGATTTGGTGAGTGGAAGTGATTGCAAAGAGGGTATGTTGAAAGCACCTGAAGTTGAAGTGGAAATTAAGATAAGAGTGGCTTCGATTATTGAGATGGAGAAGCAGAATAGAAAGATGTTGAATAATTGGAATGAGTGTGGATGCAAAAATGGACATGATCCCAATGTTTGGTGTTGTGCTGAAGATTGTCATATATTTGCATTTGGTGCAGCTTTGGAggctttttga
- the LOC101495563 gene encoding uncharacterized protein, with product MDPSHAYFSCEVRIIQARNIEFIKSTKNLFARLYLPTGNNKRIQLNTKNVSTKSVPFWNESFNLDCSCPHEFLENLKQQSLVLELRQRKMLGSHLVGKGEIPWKVILESQNMELKKWLKMDLVSGSDCKEGMLKAPEVEVEIKIRVASIIEMEKQNRKMLNNWNECGCKHGHDPNVWCCAEDCNIFAFGAALEAF from the coding sequence ATGGATCCATCCCATGCTTACTTCAGCTGTGAAGTGAGAATAATTCAAGCTAGAAACATTGAATTCATCAAATCTACTAAAAACTTGTTTGCAAGGTTGTATCTTCCTACAGGAAACAACAAAAGAATTCAACTCAACACCAAAAATGTTTCAACCAAATCAGTACCCTTTTGGAACGAGTCCTTTAATCTAGATTGTTCGTGTCCCCATGAATTCCTAGAAAACCTTAAACAACAAAGCTTAGTGTTGGAGCTGAGGCAAAGGAAGATGTTGGGGTCACATCTTGTGGGAAAAGGTGAGATTCCATGGAAGGTGATTCTTGAATCACAAAACATGGAATTGAAAAAATGGTTGAAGATGGATTTGGTGAGTGGAAGTGATTGCAAAGAGGGTATGTTGAAAGCACCTGAAGTTGAAGTGGAAATTAAAATAAGAGTGGCTTCGATTATTGAGATGGAGAAGCAGAATAGAAAGATGTTGAATAATTGGAATGAGTGTGGATGCAAACATGGACATGATCCCAATGTTTGGTGTTGTGCTGAAGATTGTAATATATTTGCATTTGGTGCAGCTTTGGAGGCTTTTTGA
- the LOC101496223 gene encoding ABC transporter D family member 1, translating to MPSLQLLKLTRHGQSFLASRRKAILLASGILIAGGTAAYMQSRCRVNKPGLFGHCNEKNNDKKVTEEEVMNGSTAPKNKQKKGGLKSLKVLTAILLSEMGQLGVKDLLALVATVALRTALSNRLAKVQGFLFRAAFLRRAPLFFRLISENIVLCFLLSTIHSTSKYITGTLSLHFRKILTKLIHSHYFENMAYYKISHVDGRITNPEQRIASDVPKFCSELSEIVQDDLTAVTDGLLYTWRLCSYASPKYVFWILAYVLGAGAAIRNFSPSFGKLMSTEQQLEGEYRQLHSRLRTHSESIAFYGGERREEAHIQQKFKTLVRHMRRVIHDHWWFGMIQDFLLKYLGATFAVILIIEPFFSGHLRPDSSTLGRAEMLSNLRYHTSVIISLFQSLGTLSISARRLNRLSGYADRIYELMAVSRELSLVDEKSSLQRKGSRNCISEANYIEFSNVKVVTPTGNVLVDDLTLRVEPGSNLLITGPNGSGKSSLFRVLGGLWPLIAGHIVKPGIGSDLNKEIFYVPQRPYTAVGTLRDQLIYPLTASQEVEPLTDHGMVELLKNVDLEYLLDRYLPEKEVNWGEELSLGEQQRLGMARLFYHKPKFAILDECTSAVTTDMEERFCAKVRAMGTSCITISHRPALVAFHDVVLSLDGEGGWSVHYRREDSSSEMGIDTMKASETTRQNDAKAVQRAFAMNRKDSAFSNSKAESYIADVIYSSPSTNLTTLPTIVPQLHGNSRILPLRVASMCKVLVPTVFDKQGAQLLAVALLVVSRTWVSDRIASLNGTTVKFVLEQDKAAFIRLIGISVLQSAASSFIAPSIRHLTARLALGWRIRLTQHLLNNYLRSNVFYKVFHMASKNIDADQRITQDLEKLTTDLSGLVTGLVKPTVDILWFTWRMKLLTGHRGVGILYAYMLLGLGFLRTVTPEFGDLISQEQQLEGTFRFMHERLCTHAESVAFFGGGAREKAMVESRFRDLLTHSKLLLKKKWLFGILDDFITKQLPHNVTWLLSLLYAMEHKGDRAAISTQGELAHALRFLASVVSQSFLAFGDILELNRKLVELSGGINRIFELEELLDAAQSGDFINGGAIPPVRDYHSKDAISFSNVNIVTPSQKMLARELTCDVELGRSLLVTGPNGSGKSSIFRVLRGLWPIASGRLSRPAVDVDQEAGSGCGIFYVPQRPYTCLGTLRDQIIYPLSREEAEFRTLKMHGKGEKHPDTVKLLDKHLEVILENVRLNYLLERDRCGWDANLNWEDTLSLGEQQRLGMARLFFHKPKFAILDECTNATSVDVEEHLYGLAKKMEITVITSSQRPALIPFHSMELRLIDGEGNWQLRLIKQ from the exons ATGCCTTCCCTTCAGCTGTTGAAACTAACTCGGCATGGCCAGAGTTTTCTGGCTTCGAGGAG GAAAGCTATACTACTTGCATCTGGTATCTTAATTGCTGGTGGAACAGCTGCATACATGCAATCAAGGTGTAGAGTTAATAAACCTGGTTTATTTGGCCATTGCAATGAaaaaaacaatgataaaaaagtAACAGAGGAGGAGGTTATGAATGGCTCTACTGCaccaaaaaataaacaaaagaaagGGGGGTTGAAGTCACTTAAAGTTCTTACTGCAATTCTTCTATCCGAGATGGGCCAATTAGGTGTAAAAGATCTTTTAGCTTTAGTTGCCACAGTG GCACTGCGAACTGCTTTGAGCAACAGGCTAGCTAAAGTGCAAGGCTTCCTATTCCGTGCTGCTTTTCTTCGGCGTGCACCATTGTTTTTTCGGTTAATTTCAGAAAATATTGTTTTGTGCTTCCTCTTGTCAACCATTCATTCTACATCTAAGTATATAACAGGGACTTTGAGTCTTCATTTCAGAAAAATATTGACAAAGCTTATTCATTCCCATTATTTTGAG AACATGGCATATTACAAAATATCACACGTCGATGGTCGGATAACAAACCCAGAGCAAAGAATTGCCAGTGATGTTCCGAAGTTCTGTTCAGAGTTGAGTGAAATTGTTCAGGATGATCTAACAGCAGTGACTGATGGACTTCTATATACTTGGCGGCTGTGTTCCTATGCTAGCCCAAAATATGTCTTCTGGATATTG GCCTATGTACTTGGAGCTGGGGCTGCGATCAGGAACTTCTCTCCTTCGTTTGGGAAACTTATGTCCACAGAACAGCAACTGGAAGGAGAGTATCGACAGCTTCACTCACGATTAAGGACTCACTCGGAAAGTATAGCATTTTATGGCGGAGAGAGGAGAGAAGAAGCTCATATTCAACAGAAGTTTAAGACCTTGGTTAGGCACATGCGTAGAGTGATACATGACCATTGGTGGTTTGGCATGATTCAGgactttttattgaaatacCTTGGTGCAACTTTTGCTGTTATTTTGATCATCGAGCCCTTCTTTTCTGGTCATCTAAGGCCCGACAGTTCAACTTTAGGCCGTGCAGAGATGTTAAGCAATCTAAGATATCACACCAGTGTCATAATTTCCTTATTTCAGTCTCTAGGAACTCTTTCTATCAGTGCAAGACGGCTCAATCGTCTCAG TGGGTATGCTGATCGCATTTATGAGTTAATGGCTGTATCAAGGGAGCTAAGCTTGGTGGATGAGAAATCATCCCTGCAAAGAAAAGGGAGTAGAAATTGCATAAGTGAAGCTAACTACATTGAATTTTCTAATGTCAAG GTTGTGACCCCCACTGGTAATGTCTTGGTGGATGATCTGACTCTCAGGGTTGAGCCAGGATCTAATCTATTGATTACAG GTCCAAATGGAAGTGGAAAGAGCTCGCTTTTCCGGGTTTTAGGCGGTCTTTGGCCGTTGATAGCTGGTCATATTGTGAAACCTGGCATTGGCTCTGATCTTAATAAGGAGATTTTCTATGTGCCACAAAGACCATACACTGCTGTGGGAACACTTCGTGATCAGTTGATTTATCCTCTTACTGCCAGTCAAGAGGTTGAACCACTTACAGATCATGGGATGGTGGAGCTATTGAAAAAT GTTGACCTTGAATACCTGTTGGACCGTTACCTGCCTGAAAAAGAGGTGAACTGGGGCGAAGAACTTTCGTTGGGTGAGCAACAAAGATTGGGCATGGCTAGGCTTTTCTACCATAAACCTAAATTTGCAATTCTTGATGAGTGCACAAGTGCTGTCACTACTGACATGGAAGAACGATTTTGTGCTAAAGTTCGGGCCATGGGAACATCATGCATTACTATATCACATCGTCCAGCGTTGGTTGCATTCCATGATGTGGTTTTATCCTTAGATGGTGAAGGAGGATGGAGTGTTCATTACAGAAG GGAGGACTCTTCTTCTGAAATGGGGATTGATACAATGAAGGCATCAGAAACAACACGACAGAATGATGCAAAAGCAGTTCAACGAGCATTTGCCATGAATAGAAAG GATTCTGCTTTCTCAAATTCGAAGGCAGAGTCATATATTGCAGATGTGATATATTCATCCCCATCTACAAATCTTACTACTTTACCAACAATAGTTCCCCAACTTCATGGTAATTCAAGGATATTGCCACTGAGGGTAGCTTCCATGTGCAAAGTATTG GTACCCACCGTGTTTGATAAACAAGGCGCACAACTGCTTGCTGTTGCTCTTCTTGTTGTTTCAAGAACATGGGTCTCAGATCGTATTGCATCTCTGAATG GTACCACTGTGAAGTTTGTTTTGGAGCAGGATAAAGCTGCCTTTATTCGGTTAATTGGTATAAGTGTACTTCAAAGTGCTGCATCTTCTTTCATTGCACCTTCTATAAG GCACTTGACAGCAAGGTTGGCCCTTGGGTGGCGGATTCGTTTGACACAACATCTACTTAACAACTACTTGAGAAGCAATGTATTCTACAAG GTCTTCCACATGGCAAGCAAAAATATTGACGCAGATCAGAGGATAACTCAAGACTTGGAGAAGTTAACAACAGACTTGTCTGGACTTGTAACTGGACTGGTAAAGCCAACCGTTGATATTTTGTG GTTCACATGGAGAATGAAGCTGCTAACTGGTCATAGGGGAGTTGGCATACTCTATGCTTACATGTTACTTGGCCTTGGGTTTTTAAGAACTGTTACTCCTGAATTTGGTGATTTGATAAGCCAAGAACAACAACTTGAAGGAACCTTTAG GTTCATGCATGAGAGACTCTGTACTCATGCTGAATCCGTTGCTTTCTTTGGAGGCGGTGCTCGAGAAAAAGCT ATGGTCGAATCAAGATTCAGAGACCTTCTCACACACTCCAAGCTCCTTTTGAAAAAGAAGTGGCTGTTTGGTATACTAGACGATTTCATCACAAAGCAACTCCCTCATAACGTGACTTGGTTGCTGAGCTTGTTGTATGCTATGGAGCACAAAGGAGACCGTGCAGCGATAAGTACTCAGG GTGAGCTGGCACATGCATTGAGGTTCTTAGCATCTGTTGTTTCTCAAAGCTTTTTAGCTTTTGGTGACATTCTTGAATTGAATAGAAAGCTTGTAGAGCTTTCTGGTggtattaatagaatttttgaGCTTGAAGAGCTGCTGGATGCAGCACAGTCTG GGGACTTCATCAATGGTGGTGCTATACCTCCAGTGAGGGATTATCATTCTAAAGATGCTATTTCTTTTTCTAATGTTAATATTGTTACCCCATCTCAGAAGATGTTGGCCAGGGAATTGACATGTGATGTTGAGCTGGGGAGAAGCCTGCTTGTTACTG gtCCAAATGGAAGTGGAAAAAGTTCAATTTTCAGAGTTCTTAGAGGGCTTTGGCCAATTGCAAGTGGAAGACTATCTAGACCAGCTGTAGATGTGGATCAAGAGGCTGGATCAGGTTGTGGCATCTTCTATGTTCCTCAACGGCCGTATACATGTTTGGGAACACTGCGGGACCAAATTATATACCCTCTATCTCGCGAGGAAGCAGAGTTTAGAACGTTGAAGATGCATGGAAAAG GTGAAAAACATCCTGACACTGTAAAATTGTTGGACAAGCATTTGGAAGTTATCCTAGAGAATGTTCGGTTGAATTATCTTCTAGAAAGGGACAGATGCGGTTGGGATGCAAATCTAAATTGGGAAGACACTCTCTCTCTTGGAGAACAGCAGAGATTAGGCATG GCACGCTTGTTCTTCCATAAGCCTAAATTTGCTATCCTGGACGAGTGTACCAA TGCAACAAGTGTTGATGTGGAAGAACACCTATATGGGCTAGCGAAGAAAATGGAAATCACAGTTATTACTTCATCACAG CGTCCTGCTTTAATACCATTTCATTCCATGGAATTGCGGCTGATTGATGGCGAGGGTAACTGGCAACTCCGTTTGATCAAGCAATGA
- the LOC101495242 gene encoding uncharacterized protein, whose amino-acid sequence MDTSQIPSHAYFSCEVRIIQARNIEFIKSTKNLFARLYLPTGNNKRIQLNTKNVSTKSAPFWNESFDCSCPHEFLENLKQQSLVLELRQRKMLGSHLVGKGEIPWKAILESQNMELKKWLKMDLVSGSDCKEGMLKAPEVEVEIKIRVASIIEMEKQNRNMLNNWNECGCKNGHDHNIWCCAEDCHIFAFGAALEAF is encoded by the coding sequence ATGGATACATCACAAATACCTTCTCATGCTTACTTCAGCTGTGAAGTGAGAATAATTCAAGCCAGAAACATTGAATTCATCAAATCTACGAAAAACTTGTTTGCAAGGTTGTATCTTCCTACAGGAAACAACAAAAGAATTCAACTCAACACCAAAAATGTTTCAACCAAATCAGCACCCTTTTGGAACGAGTCCTTTGATTGTTCGTGTCCCCATGAATTCTTAGAAAACCTTAAACAACAAAGCTTAGTGTTGGAGCTGAGGCAAAGGAAGATGTTGGGGTCACATCTTGTTGGAAAAGGTGAGATTCCATGGAAGGCGATTCTTGAATCACAAAACATGGAGTTGAAAAAATGGTTGAAGATGGATTTGGTGAGTGGAAGTGATTGCAAAGAGGGTATGTTGAAAGCACCTGAAGTTGAAGTGGAAATTAAGATAAGAGTGGCTTCGATTATTGAGATGGAGAAGCAGAATAGAAATATGTTGAATAATTGGAATGAGTGTGGATGCAAAAATGGACATGATCACAATATTTGGTGTTGCGCTGAAGATTGTCATATATTTGCATTTGGTGCAGCTTTGGAggctttttga
- the LOC101495892 gene encoding uncharacterized protein, whose amino-acid sequence MDPSHAYFSCEVRIIQARNTESIKSTKNLFARLYLPTGNNKRIQLNTKNVSTKSVPFWNESFNLDCSCPHEFLENLKQQSLVLELRQRKMLGSHLVGKGEIPWKVILESQNMELKKWLKMDLVSGSDCKEGMLKAPEVEVEIKIRVASIIEMEKQNRKMLNNWNECGCKNGHDHNIWCCAEDCDIFAFGAALEAF is encoded by the coding sequence ATGGATCCATCCCATGCTTACTTCAGCTGTGAAGTGAGAATAATTCAAGCTAGAAACACTGAATCCATCAAATCTACGAAAAACTTGTTTGCAAGGTTGTATCTTCCTACAGGAAACAACAAAAGAATTCAACTCAACACCAAAAATGTTTCAACCAAATCAGTACCCTTTTGGAACGAGTCCTTTAATCTAGATTGTTCGTGTCCCCATGAATTCTTAGAAAACCTTAAACAACAAAGCTTAGTGTTGGAGCTGAGGCAAAGGAAGATGTTGGGGTCACATCTTGTTGGAAAAGGTGAGATTCCATGGAAGGTGATTCTTGAATCACAAAACATGGAGTTGAAAAAATGGTTGAAGATGGATTTGGTGAGTGGAAGTGATTGCAAAGAGGGTATGTTGAAAGCACCTGAAGTTGAAGTGGAAATTAAAATAAGAGTGGCTTCGATTATTGAGATGGAGAAGCAGAATAGAAAGATGTTGAATAATTGGAATGAGTGTGGTTGCAAAAATGGACATGATCACAATATTTGGTGTTGTGCTGAAGATTGTGATATATTTGCATTCGGTGCAGCTTTGGAGGCTTTTTGA
- the LOC101494911 gene encoding uncharacterized protein produces MDQTQTPAYVYFSCNLRIIQARNVEFIKSTKILFARLYVPVGNNKIIELNNKNISIQSAPFWNESFNLDCLCPLELLERLKKQCLTLELRKRKTWGSNIIGKGEIPWKVILESQNMELKKWVKMDLVSGSDCKEGMLKVPQVEVEIKIRVTSVVEMEKQNKKMLNTDWNECGCKNGYDHHQTWCPAEALGAF; encoded by the coding sequence ATGGATCAAACCCAAACACCTGCTTATGTATACTTCAGTTGTAACTTGAGAATAATTCAAGCACGAAACGTTGAATTCATCAAGTCCACCAAAATCTTGTTTGCAAGGCTGTATGTTCCTGTaggaaacaacaaaataattgaactaaacaacaaaaatatttcaatacaATCAGCACCATTTTGGAACGAATCTTTTAATCTAGATTGTTTGTGTCCCCTTGAATTATTGGAAAGACTTAAGAAACAATGCCTAACATTGGAGCTAAGGAAACGAAAAACATGGGGGTCAAATATCATTGGAAAAGGTGAGATTCCATGGAAAGTGATACTTGAATCACAAAACATGGAGTTGAAAAAATGGGTGAAAATGGATTTGGTGAGTGGAAGTGATTGCAAAGAGGGTATGTTGAAAGTACCTCAAGTTGAAGTGGAGATTAAAATACGAGTGACATCggttgttgagatggaaaaacaaaataagaagATGTTGAATACTGATTGGAATGAGTGTGGATGCAAAAATGGATATGATCACCACCAAACTTGGTGTCCCGCCGAAGCTTTGGGGGCTTTTTGA